The DNA region CACGCGGAATCCGCACACCCGGTTCCGGCTGCCGGGCCGCTCCCCGCCGGACGCCCACGGGAGCCGGTGGGGGGCGTCGGCGGACGGCGGCGGGCGGGGGTGGTCGGCCGTCGGCCGGTGCGGGCCGGTGCTCAGGACAGCGGCGCCGGGGAGTTGGCCTCGGGGACGAGCAGCGCGGGCGCCGCCGAACCGTCGGCCGGTACCGCCCAGACGTCGTTGACGCCGTCCGGGCGCTGGATCGCGTACGCGACGGTGGCGTCGTCCAGCCAGGCCGGCTGGTCGTCGACCGAGCGCTGTTCGGGCAGCCGGGTGGCGGTCAGCGTGGCGAGGTCCAGGACGGCCGGGCGCCAGCCCTTGGCGGGGTCGGCGTCGACTGCCTGCTTGAAGGCGATCCGGGTGCCGTCGGGGGAGAGGGAGGGGCACTCGACGTTGTCGGCGAGGGTGCGGACGGTGCGGGCGGCGAGGTCGCCCTCCACCAGGTAGCGGTGGCCGTCGGTGGCGAGGGTGGCGTAGAAGCGGTTGTCGTCGGCGGTGAAGGTGACGCCCCAGTAGTTGACGTCGGCGGCGCGGTACGGGCGGCCGTCGCGGGTGATCGCGAACTCCTCCAGGGTGTTGAGGAGTTGTCCCCCGGAGGTGTCGAGGACGCCGGTGCGGGTGGAGAAGGAGTTGCCCGCGTAGGAGTCGCCGCCGACGAAGAGGGTCCAGGAGACCATGCGGCCGCTGGCGGAGACCCGGAGCCGGTTGGGGATGCCGGTCAGGGCGATCCGCTTCCGCTCGTGCGAGGAGCGGTCCAGGACGACGAGTTCGGGCCCGTCGAGGGCGCCGGCCGGGGCGAGGCAGGCGACGGTGTCGGCGGCGGCGTACGCGCGCTCGCAGCGGCGGCCGCCGACCTCGCGGCTGCCGCCCGGGTCCTGCCGGGACACCGAGGAGAGCAGGCCGTTGCTCAGCACCTGGATGCGCGGGCCGGCCACCGTGCCGCCGGGCGCGTCGTCGGGGTCGGGGGCGCTCGCGGCGGCGCCCGGTGCCGGGTCGGCGGCGGTCAGCGTGTACGTGGTGGCGGCGCCGCCGAGCAGCAGGGCGGCGGTGGCGACGGCCAGCAGCCGGGCACGCGGGGTGAGGTTCAACGCGGGTCCTCCGCAGGGGTGTCGGGGGTGGTCACGGGGGCGGCCGGGCCGCCGGGGGCGTCCTGCGGGGCGGGGCCTGACGGGGTCGCGCCGGACGTGGCGGGGCCGGACGGGGTCGCGCCGCCGGGGGTCGCGCCGCCGGGGGAGGCGCCGCGCCGACCGCCGGACAGCAGCACGGCGCTCCCCAGCAGCGCCACCACGACGGCCGCCGCGGCGGCCCGGCTCGCGGCGGCCGGACCCCAGTACTGCCAGGCCAGCCCGAACAGCACCGAGGAGGCCAGGTACGCCAGCGCCTGCCCGCTCTGGACCAGCGCGATCCCGGTGGTCCGCAGCGCCTCGGGCAGCCGGGGCCCGGCCAGCGCCATCAGCACGCCGTCGGTGGCCGCGTAGAAGAGGCCGTGCAGCACCAGCACCGCCACCGTGGCGGCCGTCCCGTCGAGCGGTCCGTACAGCAGCAGGTACGCGCCGGCCAGCGCCGCGTAGCCGCCCAGCAGCACCGGGAGGCGGCCGATCCGGTCGGCCAGCGCGCCCAGCGGGGCGGCCAGCAGCAGGTACGTCAGGCTGGTGCCGACGGCCAGCAGCGGGAACCAGCCCAGCGACAGGTCCGAACGCCGCTGCAGCAGCAGGTAGACGAAGCCGTCGCCGATGGTGGCCAGCCCGAGCAGGGCGGCGGCCAGCACCAGCCGCAGCACCGGGCCCCGCCGGAGCAGGCCCAGCGCGGCGCGGGGGGAGATCGCGCCGGCGGCGGGCAGCGGGGTGCGGTGGTCGCGGACGAACAGCAGCAGCACCAGCACGCCGAACGCGGCGACGCAGAAGCTGGTGACGAAGACCGCGTCGAAGGCCTGCCCGGCCGCCGCCAGCACGGCGAGTGCGAGCAGCGGTCCGGCGAAGGCGCCGGCCGCGTCCATCGTCCGGTGCACGCCGAACGCCCGGCCCAGCGAGCCCTCCGGGGCGGAGAGCGTGATCAGGGCGTCCCGCGGGGCGCTGCGCAGGCCCTTGCCGGCCCGGTCGGCGGTGATCACCAGGCCGAGCGCGGCGGGTGCGGAGCCGGCGGCGATCAGGCCGAGCTTGGCGACGGCGGAGATGGCGTACCCGAACCCGGCGACGGCCTTGCGGCGCTGGATCCGGTCGGCGAGGAAGCCGCCGACCAGGCGCAGCAGCACCGTCGCGCCGCCGTAGAGGCCGTCGATCACCCCGTACGCGGCGGGGCCGAGGTGCAGGGCGGTCATCAGGTAGAGGGGGAGGACGGCGGTGACCATCTCGGAGGAGACGTCGGTGATCAGGCTGACCGTGCCGAGGGCGACGACGTTGCCGCCGACCAGGGCCCAGCGGCGGCGCCGCGGCTTCCCGGCGGGGCCTTCGGAGGGGCCCCCGGAGGGGTCGGCGGGGGCGCCCCCGCCGGGAGCGGTGGAGGGGTCGGCGGTGGCCGGGCGGCCGATGGTGGACAGGTACACGGGTGGCCTTTCGCCGGTGCGGGCGCGCGGCGCGCGGGGTGGTCGGCGTAGCGGCGGAAGCGGGTGCGGCGGGTGCGGCGGAAGCAGCGGAAGCAGCGGAGGGCGCGGCGGGGCGGGGGCGCGGCCGGGGTGGTCCCGGCCGCGCCGTCGTGCCGGTGGTCCGCCGGGGTGTCAGTGGCAGGCGGTGGTGCCGCTGTCGTTGTACGTCTTGCCCGCCTCGGGGACGAACTGCCAGTCGTAGCTGTTGGCGTGGAGGGTGAACTTCAGCACGCCGTAGGTGTCGCTGTTGCGGGCCTCGCTGTTTGCCTGGATGGTGCCGAAGCTGTAGTGGCTGGCGCCGCCCATCCCGGCCACGAAGTGCCGGATGCCGCGGGTGGTGTCGAGCGCGCCGCTCGGGTTGATCGGCGCGAACCGCTCGTACTGGTGGTTGTGGCCGGTGACGATCACGTCCGCGTTGTAGTCGTACAGCGCCTGGACCAGCGGGCCGACGGAGGTGCTCGGGCCGTGGTTGGAGCCGGAGGTGAACCGCGGGTGGTGCCAGTAGGCCAGCGTGCAGGGCTTGTTGCTGGCGGCGAGGTCGGCGCGGAGCCACTGCTCCTGGGCGGATCCGGCGC from Kitasatospora sp. NBC_00458 includes:
- a CDS encoding MFS transporter; protein product: MYLSTIGRPATADPSTAPGGGAPADPSGGPSEGPAGKPRRRRWALVGGNVVALGTVSLITDVSSEMVTAVLPLYLMTALHLGPAAYGVIDGLYGGATVLLRLVGGFLADRIQRRKAVAGFGYAISAVAKLGLIAAGSAPAALGLVITADRAGKGLRSAPRDALITLSAPEGSLGRAFGVHRTMDAAGAFAGPLLALAVLAAAGQAFDAVFVTSFCVAAFGVLVLLLFVRDHRTPLPAAGAISPRAALGLLRRGPVLRLVLAAALLGLATIGDGFVYLLLQRRSDLSLGWFPLLAVGTSLTYLLLAAPLGALADRIGRLPVLLGGYAALAGAYLLLYGPLDGTAATVAVLVLHGLFYAATDGVLMALAGPRLPEALRTTGIALVQSGQALAYLASSVLFGLAWQYWGPAAASRAAAAAVVVALLGSAVLLSGGRRGASPGGATPGGATPSGPATSGATPSGPAPQDAPGGPAAPVTTPDTPAEDPR